The genome window CTACGGCGCCGGCTACATCGGCTACATGACGTTCGTCACCAGCGGCCTGCGGGCGCCGTTGGCGCAGTTCTGGGTCGTCCTCGGCGTCGGGGCGGCCCTGACCGGCGTCGCCTGGGGGCCGGTGATCGACAGGCTGGGCGGCGCGCCGGGGCTGCGCCTCGTGCTGCTGGTCCTCGCCGTCAGCAGCCTCGCGCCGCTGCTGGCGGCCGCGCCGTACGCGTCGGCGCTGCTCTTCGGCGTGAGCTTCCTCGGGGTGATCACGGCCCTGACGACGCTGTTCCGCGAGCGCCTGCCGGCGGGGGAGTGGGCGCGGGCCATGGGCCTCTCGACGGCCGCCTTCGCCACGGGACAGGCCCTCGGACCGGCGCTGAGCGGTGTCGTCGGCGACGCCCTCGGCGGCGTCGGCGCGGCGCTGTGGTCGGCCACGGCGCTGCTGGCGGCGTCGCTGCTGCTGTCGTTCGTGCCGCTGCGGGCGCCCGTTAGGTCGTGATGGCGCGCCGACCGGCGCCGGTCCGCCGGGCGGCGCGGGCCTCGCGGCGCGCCCGCGCTCAGGTCGTGATGCCGCGCTCGCGCGCCCATACCACGGCCTCCGCGCGCGAGTGGACGTCGATCTTCGCGTAGATGTTCGCGAGGTGGTTGCGGACCGTACGCGGCGTGATCGCGAGCTCGGCGGCGATCTCGTCGTTCGTCATGCCCTGCGAGATGCGGGCGAGCACCTGACGCTCGCGCTCGCTGAGGAGCTCGACGCTGGTGTGGTCCTCCGGCCGCCCCTGGACCAGCGCCAGGCGCTCGACGAGGCGCCGGCTGAACCAGGTCGTGTCGGTCATGACCTCCTTGATCGCCCGCATCAGCTCCTCCTGGGAGCGCTTCTGCTCCGACACGTCGAGGAAGAGCTGGAGCCAGCCGTAGCCGTCGTCGAGCCTGACCCTGTCGCCGGAGGCCAGCACGTCGCGCAGCGCGCCGTCCTGGCAGCGCAGCCTGACCTCGACGCCCTCGAAGCGGGCGCCGGCGGCCACGGTGGCCTCCATGAGCTCGCGGTCGGGACGCGAGGCCCAGAGGCCGAGCTCCCGCGTCGTCTTGCCGACGGCGAGCTCCGGCCCGTAGCCGGTGAGGCGCGTGAAGGCCCTGTTCACGTCGAGGACCCGGCCCTCGCCCTCGGCCGTGATGAAGGCGGCGACCGGGCTGACCTCGAACGCCTGCTGGAAGCGAAGCTGGCTGCGCCTCAGCTCCTCGGTGCGCTGGCTCACCTGCCGCTCCAGCTCCTGGTTCATCCGCTCGAGCTTGCGGTTCGCCCTCTCGAGGCTCAGGTTCACCCTGGCGAGCTCCTCCTGCGCGGCGCGGCGCTCGATGAGGTCGGCCGCCTGACGCGCCAGCACGTCGAGCAGCCGGAGCTTGCGCTCGGACGGCTCGTGCGGCCTGTCCCAGTACGTCGAGATCATGCCGACGACGTAGCCGTCGCGCGAGAGCAGCGGGGTCGACTGCCCGCTCCGCATGCCGCAGGCGAGCGAGACCTCGAGGTCGCGGGTGCCAGCCATGAGCGACGAGGTCTCCATGTCGGGGACCACCACGCGCCTCCCCGAGGCCAACGCGGCGGCGCAGGAGGTGCCGGCGTTGGCGGCGACGACGCTGAAGTGCACGCGGGCCTCGGGCGTGAAGCCGCGCGAGGCGAGGAGCTTGAGCTGCTGACGCTCGGAGTCGAGCATCTGGATGCTGCCGAAGCGCGCCCCCATGACGGAGACGGCGGCGTCGAGGAGCTGGCCGTAGAGCGACTGGATGTCGTCCTCCTCGATCAGCCGCAGCGACGCCTCCTGCAGGCGCCTGGCGTCGGCCAGCTCGCCCATCAGCTCCTGCCGCGACTCCCGCAGCGCCGCCGTCGCACGCGCGCGCTGCATCGCGGACCAGGTGCGCTCGGCGACCTCGGTCACCAGCATGACCTCGCCGTCCTGCCACCGGCGTGGCTGCGGCGCGGCCACGCTCAGGCACCAGATGGGGTTGCGGGGTCCCCGATGGAGAGGGACCGTGATGAACGAGGCGATGCCGACGGCGAGCAGCCCGCGTCGGCGGGCCTCGGGCAGCGCCTCGCGCGCGGCGACGTCGTCGACGACGTGGGGGCCGTCCTCTAGGGGGTTCATTAGCTCGGCGAACGCCGAGGGCCTGAAGGTACCCGCGGGGACCATCGCGCCCTGCACGGCGTGGCCGGGACCGAGGGTGTACGCGTCGCTGGCCTCGTCGAACTCGCCGACGAACGCCATGCCGGCGCCGAGCCGCTCGCACAGGAGGCGCGTGGCGAGCCGGCCGACCTCCTCCTCGTCCTCGAGCACGCGGAAGGCGTCGCTGAGCTCGAGCAGGAACTCGTGGCCGGGCCGCTCCTGCTCGGCCATCCGCCGGGCCGCGTCCCTCTCGACGACCACCGCCGCCAGCCTGGCGGCCGTCGCGACGAGCCGCCTCTCCCAGGGGGCCGCCTCGCGCTCCTCGGGGAAGCAGAAGTGGACCTCCCCGAGAAGCGAGCCGTCCGACGCGACGATCGGCTCGCCGTGGCAGTTCCGGCGCGGCCCGTGCTCGGCCTCGCCCGCGCCCTCCAGGCGCACGC of Trueperaceae bacterium contains these proteins:
- a CDS encoding GAF domain-containing protein, which codes for METRGLGAVAPVPWRRAWEWEVDLGRVKAPGDLAHRDVFGPAEDHGAWSREPARDHVLEDDRAAFDAAVDAALSGEPLVLDVRVLWHDRATRWLSVRGRLARDGAGRPARGWGVTVDVTEEQRDRQLLAVQAEMLELASRERPLDDCLAVLCAAVTRLSPGTTASVRLEGAGEAEHGPRRNCHGEPIVASDGSLLGEVHFCFPEEREAAPWERRLVATAARLAAVVVERDAARRMAEQERPGHEFLLELSDAFRVLEDEEEVGRLATRLLCERLGAGMAFVGEFDEASDAYTLGPGHAVQGAMVPAGTFRPSAFAELMNPLEDGPHVVDDVAAREALPEARRRGLLAVGIASFITVPLHRGPRNPIWCLSVAAPQPRRWQDGEVMLVTEVAERTWSAMQRARATAALRESRQELMGELADARRLQEASLRLIEEDDIQSLYGQLLDAAVSVMGARFGSIQMLDSERQQLKLLASRGFTPEARVHFSVVAANAGTSCAAALASGRRVVVPDMETSSLMAGTRDLEVSLACGMRSGQSTPLLSRDGYVVGMISTYWDRPHEPSERKLRLLDVLARQAADLIERRAAQEELARVNLSLERANRKLERMNQELERQVSQRTEELRRSQLRFQQAFEVSPVAAFITAEGEGRVLDVNRAFTRLTGYGPELAVGKTTRELGLWASRPDRELMEATVAAGARFEGVEVRLRCQDGALRDVLASGDRVRLDDGYGWLQLFLDVSEQKRSQEELMRAIKEVMTDTTWFSRRLVERLALVQGRPEDHTSVELLSERERQVLARISQGMTNDEIAAELAITPRTVRNHLANIYAKIDVHSRAEAVVWARERGITT